The sequence below is a genomic window from Papio anubis isolate 15944 chromosome X, Panubis1.0, whole genome shotgun sequence.
tcacagccagattctaccagaggtaccaagaagaactggtaccattccttctgaaactactccaaacaacagaaaaagagggactcctccctaactcattttatgaggccaacatcatcctgataccaaagcctggcagagacacaacaaaaaaagacaattttaggccaatatccctgaggaacatcgatgggaaaatcctcaataaaatactggcaaaccgaatacagcagcacatcaaaaagcttatccaccacgatcaagtcggcttcatcccggggttgcaaggctggttcaatgtatgcaaatcaataaacgtaatccatcacataaacagaaccaatgacaaaaaacacatgattatctcattagATCCAGAAATGAccttccataaaattcaacactccttcatgctaaaaactctcaataaactaggtattgatggaaatggaacatatctcaaaataataagagctatttatgataatccaacagccaatatcatactgaatggatgaaagctggaggcatccccTTTGGAAATCGGCGCAAGaccaggatgccctctctcaccactcctattcaacgtagtattggaagctctggtcagggcaatcagccaagagaaagaaataaagcattttcaaataggaagacaggaagtcaaattgtctctgtctgcagatgacacgattgtatatttagaaaaccccaacatctcagcccaaaatctccttaagctgataagcaacttcagcaaagtctcaggatacaaaatctatgtgcaaaaatcactaataaaccaaaaatagacaaacagacaaatcatgagtgaactaccattcacaattgctacaaagagaataaaatacctaggaatacaatttacaagggatgtgaaggacctcttcaaggagaacaacaaaccactgctctagaaaataagagaggacacaaacagatggaaaaacattccatgctcatggagagaaaaaaatcaatataatgaaaatggcTGCCGccgcctcaagcctgtaatcccagcactttggggagcctgCACGATGGATCGTTcgcagagatcgagaccacttgGCTAATAATGCAGTCCTCGGCTCTACTGGGGCACGGCCACAGGCATGGGCTCGTAGTCCAGCCACTCAGGAGCTTTATGCAGCAGGAATGGAAACCCGTGAGGCgggccagtgagctgagatcccgccactgcactccagcctgggcaacagagccagactgcccCTCAAAAaagaatggccatactgctcaaagtaattctgatttaatgctatccccatcaagctacttcatccactttcttcacagaatctgccttactaaacatacaaaaaattagctgggcaggtgtGCACTgtgtccccagctacttgggaggctaaggcaggagaatcacttgaacccaggaggccaaggttgtagtgagctgagatcgcgccactgcactccagcctggaagtcagagtgagactccggcctcaaaaaaaagcAGCTAAGCCAGCCCACTGAAGCATGTCCAGTCTCTTGCTCTTCTAATTCTTCTAACATGAACTGGGCTGCATTCACTAGTCTGACAGGTTCAGGTTGCAGATATTTATCAAATCTTTAGTCATATATAGCAAAGAAATCAGGGAGTTATAGTCAGAGATTAAGAGTCAATTCTTACGTAAGGACTTCTAATCCCAACACCGGGTATAACTTAACAAGTTTAGAGAACTTTACTACAGGAAACAGTGAGATGCAGTAAGAAACAGgagtaaattattatatataagacATGGTGATGagattatatatttgaaaaaaatttcaagtgtcaaatacctttttaaaatcagTCACAGATATAGATAATAAGaaccaaaagaaatttatttacaaatttctTACTTGACCAGTGGTGTCATCCAAGAAACAGTATACCAGGAAAAATCAATTAACACCCCACTAATAGTCTTTAGAACAGTTCATACAAGGGAATGACCAGAGCAGTTCCTGACTGTTAGACTAGAAAGATGTCCTCCTGAGTATCCTTCAATTGTACATGAATTTACATTTCACCAAAGGGGTCTATGCAAGTAGCACCGTGGCACTTGTAGACTCAATTAAGTCAAAGCTTCTAGAGTGCTGTTCCCTGTATACCTTACATAGCTTTTTCACCacttttgttgatttctttgtcagcttctttctctttttctcctcctttgtcagttttgtcttctctgttgattccttcctttttttcttctccactatcagctcctttctctcctctattCTTGGTGTTCTCTTCTTCTCCATTGTCAgctcttttttctcctccattgttgactcctttctctccttctttgtcCTGAACACTGATATAAACAGCTTTGTTATAGCCTTCCCGGTTCCGAGCAATTTCAATGGCAAAGAATTGTATCCTGGGGGctgaaaaatgaacagaattgaTTATCATCCTACTCTCAGTTTATTCcctaaatctcttttttttgagacagggtctcactctgatgaccagggctggactgcagtggcacaatcacagcttactgcagcctcaatttccctggttcaagcaatcctcctgcctcagtctcctgaatagctggaactacaaacaCTCACCACTAcaactacacctggctaattttttaaatgtttttgtagagatgggatctccctatgttgcccaggctggtctcaaaatcctcagctcaagtgatccgcccatgtcagcctcccaaagtgctgggattacaaggcatgagacactgtgcctggcctgctcccTAAATATGCTGGAAATCTGACAAAATTGAAATAACATGCAAACCATTCGAGTATAGTCATAAACTTCAGAGACCTTTAATTCCAATCTCATATTAATGAGATTGAAAATACTTAACTATCTTCAAGTTACGTAAAAAATAGCAACAAGATCTTTAAAGATGAAACAAGATAAGGTGACCTAACTATACGTGTCACTGATTCATCAGTAAAACCAGACTGTTCAGTCTCCTTATAGAGAAACAATTCCAGAGGGAAGAAACTCACCAAAGATGGTGTTTTCCTCAGTATAGCCCTGAGAACAATCTAGTCGCAGCAAAGTACCATAGTTGAAGTCTTCAACAATCCCATTAAACTTCAAGCAGAATGGCCTCCACTTCTATAAAGGCAAATACAATGCTTTAGCTGACAAATGCAAGAGGTTGATGTACTAAGGCCAGGAGAGGGACTTCCATTTCCCCAGTAAGGAAAATAATCACAGTGAGACTAGGAATGAGGTGATTGTTGGTTTCACAGTGAAACTAGCAATGCGTTTTTGTGCTACCTACTGTGTCTTTAGACTGGTATTTCCCAAGATGAAcaatattttacttgaaaaatacataaatcatttgctacagaattaaaatatgatttcttaagtaaattgttttgttttgaagttatTCGTCAGTTCAGCCCAAAATGGTCATCTATCCCCACTAAAACACAAATGATTTTAATAAAGAAGTCCATTCAGTAGTGACAATTTTCCAAAGACAAAGATCACTAACTGCCTGCTAGAAGTTAAAAGTGTagattcttggctgggtgcggtggctcgcgcctataatcccagcactttgaaaggccgaggcaggcagatcgcttgagctcaggagtttaagaccagcctggtcaacaaggtgaaaccccgcctctaccaaaaaatacaaaatattagctgggcatggtagcatatacctgcagtcccacctactagggaagctgaagcaggaggactgcttgagcctgagaggtggaggttgtagtgagctgagatggcctgggcaacagagtgagaccctatatcaaaaaaaaaacaaacaaacaaactttagaTTCTTCATTAGCCAAGGGTTTACTCtcaaggaaaaattttttttcctaactgtAAAAGTGTTAGTATCCTATCAAAATATAGGATAATCACATaagcaatgaaaaacaaaagttttccaGTTATCCATGGCCTGTAATCACATGAACTTAAATCCAGAGAATCAAAACACCTTCCTATACCCTATTTGCCACTCCCCATCCAAGTCTTCTGGCTATACGACTTAAATAAACTGATCCATCCTCCTCTGAAAGGGCTGATGGGTGGAGATTTAAAATATCCaagacaaaaaggagaaaaaaatagactcAACAACATGAAAAGTCCATAAACTGGAAAAACATTCATTTCCTAACTTAGTtgattaaaactagaaaagtaGTTCTGgttcttcacatatttttcttaaacaaaaaaagaggttaaatgtaaaaaaacataTTCACAATCAAAAATTGTTGGTTAAATGCTAAGTaatatttaagaaagagaattttTACCTCTTTGGCTGATTCTGACTTGAGTTCTTCTGGGTCCAATACATCTATCCTAAGGGTCTCAAAATTTTTCCGGAACTCAGAGTAAATTTGGTCATCTACTTTGGTGAGTTTCAGGAACTGTGGGTCAACTGATGAAATCAGCTGCCAAACAGTAAGACAACATACAGATGCTAGTTTGTAATTTACTATACTTTACTTTACTATCTTCCCCATTCCCGCCAGAAAACCTTTATGGTTCTCAGGGCAGAAGATCTCTTCAAGAAGTGTCGACAGCCTACATCCTGGATGAAATCATGACAGTTTAAGGCCATAACATATTATTACAATCTCTTCCACCAATTTGGCAGTTGGCTTATTTAACCATAGTACTGCCTGGCTATTGCCCTCCATGGATTGCtcgttcattcaacaaacatttattaagtgcctactatgtatgGGCCAGACGCCCTCTTGTCAGTTAGCATTACAACACTGGGTAAAGCAGCAGAACTCATTGTAGAAACAAATTTGCCTTCACTCCTCTGTTGTCTGTGGGTAAGAACTTACATTAATAAAAACTATCTCCAAAACACAACTGTTTAACTTGCTGAGAATAGTGATAAGCAGAGCATCATATGCTATAATTACATGTTTAATTCTGCTTAATGATGAAGACAGACAACTCACCTTGTAATAGACTTCAGCATGTTGCATTGCTCTCATGGCCCAAGCCATCTCAATATCAGGCTGCAAAGGAGTGAAGAATGCCAGGTCATAAATCTCCCCATCCTACTACTGAATAACAAATTAAGGAAGTATGTGGATGTCTAGTTAATGCTCAAGAGGGCTACCAAACTTGATGTTACTGTCAAATGATAAAAACTGGAGTAATAAATTTGGACAATAATTCTTTTGTCCGTATGACAACCAAAAGAAGCTACCTACACAGTGTAATGAACAGAGTGAGCCACTGCCTATC
It includes:
- the PBDC1 gene encoding protein PBDC1 isoform X2; this translates as MAATSGTDEPVSGELVSVAHALSLPAESYGNDPDIEMAWAMRAMQHAEVYYKLISSVDPQFLKLTKVDDQIYSEFRKNFETLRIDVLDPEELKSESAKEPPGYNSLPLKLLGTGKAITKLFISVFRTKKERKESTMEEKKELTMEKKRTPRIEERKELIVEKKKRKESTEKTKLTKEEKKRKKLTKKSTKVVKKLCKVYREQHSRSFDLIESTSATVLLA
- the PBDC1 gene encoding protein PBDC1 isoform X1 is translated as MAATSGTDEPVSGELVSVAHALSLPAESYGNDPDIEMAWAMRAMQHAEVYYKLISSVDPQFLKLTKVDDQIYSEFRKNFETLRIDVLDPEELKSESAKEKWRPFCLKFNGIVEDFNYGTLLRLDCSQGYTEENTIFAPRIQFFAIEIARNREGYNKAVYISVQDKEGEKGVNNGGEKRADNGEEENTKNRGEKGADSGEEKKEGINREDKTDKGGEKEKEADKEINKSGEKAM
- the PBDC1 gene encoding protein PBDC1 isoform X3, with the translated sequence MAWAMRAMQHAEVYYKLISSVDPQFLKLTKVDDQIYSEFRKNFETLRIDVLDPEELKSESAKEKWRPFCLKFNGIVEDFNYGTLLRLDCSQGYTEENTIFAPRIQFFAIEIARNREGYNKAVYISVQDKEGEKGVNNGGEKRADNGEEENTKNRGEKGADSGEEKKEGINREDKTDKGGEKEKEADKEINKSGEKAM